One window of Trinickia caryophylli genomic DNA carries:
- a CDS encoding glycosyltransferase family 4 protein: protein MRIAQVAPLYEAVPPRGYGATERVVHYLTEALVALGHRVTLFATADSTTSAELVPLCARGLWRDAQVWDTLTHHVRELEAVAQRAGRFDVVHFHGEPLHLPIARRLCCAHVTTMHGELLAADHGPLFREFSEAPLVSISDDQRHPVDWANWQATVYHGISPQALSFNETPDDYLLFLGRIMPQKRPDLAIEIARRAGLRLKMAAKVHPGEASYFQERIAPLIEANRSVVDYLGEVGGTQRSDLLAGARALLFPIEWREPFGMVVVEAMACGTPTIAFRAGAVPEIIEHGETGLLVDDVPGAVDAVARIGRLSRRRCRERFEQRFTAARMAADYVRVYERLAAPRATPHDRIRHLPGRHV, encoded by the coding sequence ATGCGCATTGCTCAAGTTGCTCCGCTTTACGAAGCCGTTCCGCCGCGCGGGTATGGTGCCACGGAACGTGTCGTCCATTATCTGACGGAAGCGCTCGTGGCTCTCGGCCACCGGGTGACGCTCTTCGCGACAGCCGATTCGACCACGTCGGCCGAACTCGTGCCGCTTTGCGCGCGCGGATTGTGGCGCGATGCACAGGTATGGGACACCCTTACGCATCACGTTCGGGAACTCGAAGCCGTCGCACAGCGCGCGGGTCGCTTCGACGTCGTGCATTTCCATGGCGAGCCGCTGCATTTGCCGATTGCGCGCCGACTTTGCTGCGCGCACGTGACGACGATGCATGGAGAATTGCTTGCAGCCGATCACGGGCCGCTTTTTCGCGAGTTTTCCGAGGCGCCGCTCGTGTCGATTTCCGACGATCAGCGTCATCCCGTCGACTGGGCAAACTGGCAGGCTACCGTTTATCACGGGATCTCGCCGCAGGCACTTTCGTTCAACGAGACCCCCGACGACTATCTGCTGTTTCTCGGGCGGATCATGCCGCAAAAGCGTCCGGATCTGGCTATCGAAATCGCGCGTCGCGCCGGCCTTCGGCTGAAGATGGCCGCGAAGGTTCACCCGGGCGAAGCGTCGTACTTTCAGGAGCGGATCGCGCCGCTGATCGAGGCGAACCGGTCCGTGGTCGACTATCTCGGGGAGGTAGGCGGCACCCAACGATCGGATTTGCTCGCGGGCGCGCGCGCGTTGCTCTTTCCGATCGAATGGCGCGAGCCGTTCGGGATGGTGGTGGTGGAGGCGATGGCGTGCGGCACGCCGACCATCGCTTTTCGGGCTGGCGCCGTGCCGGAGATCATCGAGCACGGCGAAACAGGGCTGCTCGTCGACGACGTGCCAGGCGCCGTGGATGCGGTGGCGAGGATCGGCCGCCTGAGCCGCAGACGCTGCCGCGAACGCTTCGAGCAGCGGTTCACGGCGGCACGCATGGCGGCGGACTACGTGCGTGTCTACGAGCGGCTGGCGGCGCCGCGAGCGACGCCGCACGACCGCATTCGCCATCTACCGGGGCGCCATGTCTGA
- a CDS encoding sensor histidine kinase: MTTAWVRRLSVRLWLTSVAAFSVTLCLLAAGSIYVLDQYPEQTLGRKEQSKKIRQIEEAMALDSNGCIVSLAAEQFKWFYDVLRTEAMYRVLDESGEVIHASDNALGGGAWLTGAPSAVAGTQQAATLDGRPFEVVTHRLAPGACQYYVQVAFSRLIVRATVRSKISQIPVTVGAAVFTAIVVFGLTLTVTLKRQLRPLRQASAEASNLTTRNLSARISMRDVPTELEPLIQSFNEALGRLEHGFVVQQQFLASAAHELQTPLTLLRGQLELHPRLADNEQVFRDIDLMARQVRQLLHLAEVSEAQNFAYAEIDPADSAREVVRYMASKANEKRVTLDIDVRARASTVEADASALFILLKNLVENAIHASPSHGIVLLAVSASSIHVIDEGPGIPDEHLPLLFARFWRAPGTEYDGAGLGLAICKEIATAHGWHLSVSRLKPGTDFAVHFSPAQERRPERDAPLAANM; encoded by the coding sequence ATGACGACGGCCTGGGTTCGTCGTTTGTCGGTCCGGCTCTGGCTCACGAGCGTCGCCGCTTTCTCCGTCACGCTGTGCTTGCTCGCCGCCGGTTCAATCTACGTTCTCGATCAGTATCCCGAACAGACGCTCGGTCGCAAGGAGCAATCGAAGAAAATTCGGCAAATCGAAGAAGCAATGGCACTGGACAGCAACGGATGCATCGTTTCTCTGGCTGCGGAGCAGTTCAAATGGTTCTACGACGTGCTGCGCACGGAGGCGATGTACCGCGTGCTCGACGAGAGCGGCGAAGTGATCCACGCATCCGATAACGCGCTGGGCGGTGGCGCGTGGCTGACGGGCGCACCGTCAGCGGTGGCCGGCACCCAGCAGGCGGCGACGCTCGACGGCCGCCCCTTCGAGGTCGTCACTCATCGCCTCGCGCCGGGGGCCTGCCAATACTACGTACAGGTCGCGTTCAGCCGTCTGATCGTTCGAGCGACCGTTCGCTCGAAGATCAGTCAGATACCCGTGACTGTCGGGGCAGCCGTCTTTACCGCCATCGTGGTGTTCGGGCTCACGCTGACCGTGACACTCAAACGCCAACTGCGTCCGCTTCGGCAAGCGTCGGCAGAGGCATCCAATCTGACGACGCGCAACCTGTCAGCCCGCATTTCCATGCGCGACGTCCCGACCGAGCTCGAGCCCTTGATCCAATCCTTCAACGAAGCCCTGGGCCGGCTCGAGCATGGTTTCGTCGTCCAGCAGCAGTTTCTCGCTTCGGCCGCCCACGAACTGCAAACACCGCTTACGCTGCTGCGTGGCCAGTTGGAGCTGCACCCGCGCCTGGCCGACAACGAACAAGTGTTTCGCGATATCGATCTGATGGCGAGGCAGGTCCGCCAGCTTCTGCATCTTGCCGAAGTCAGCGAAGCGCAGAATTTTGCCTACGCCGAAATCGATCCGGCCGATAGCGCCCGTGAAGTCGTGCGCTATATGGCCTCGAAGGCGAACGAGAAGCGGGTCACGCTCGACATCGATGTGCGGGCTCGTGCATCGACGGTCGAAGCCGATGCCTCGGCGCTCTTCATTCTTCTCAAGAACCTCGTCGAGAACGCCATCCATGCGAGCCCCTCGCACGGAATCGTTCTGCTGGCTGTATCGGCTTCGTCGATTCACGTAATCGACGAGGGCCCCGGAATTCCCGATGAGCATCTGCCCCTGCTTTTTGCGCGGTTCTGGCGTGCACCCGGCACGGAATACGACGGTGCGGGGCTCGGGCTCGCCATCTGCAAGGAAATCGCCACCGCTCACGGATGGCACCTGAGCGTGTCGCGTCTGAAGCCCGGCACCGACTTCGCCGTGCATTTCTCACCTGCGCAAGAACGCCGTCCCGAACGAGACGCTCCACTCGCTGCGAATATGTAG
- a CDS encoding YciI-like protein codes for MHFLLFYELAPDYLERRPQYRAEHLRYAWQAVGRGELVLGGALADPVDQSLLLFQCAERETVDAFARNDPYVRAGIVTGWTIRPWTTVVGDQADTPIR; via the coding sequence ATGCACTTTCTGCTTTTTTACGAACTCGCACCGGATTATCTCGAGCGGCGCCCGCAGTACCGCGCCGAACATCTGCGGTATGCGTGGCAAGCCGTGGGGCGCGGCGAGCTGGTACTTGGCGGCGCGCTTGCCGATCCGGTCGATCAGTCGCTGCTGCTTTTTCAATGCGCCGAGCGCGAAACCGTCGATGCCTTTGCCCGTAATGACCCCTATGTTCGCGCGGGAATCGTCACGGGTTGGACGATTCGCCCGTGGACCACGGTGGTCGGGGATCAGGCCGATACGCCGATACGCTGA
- a CDS encoding saccharopine dehydrogenase family protein, producing the protein MKVAIVGAGLIGHTIAHLLRETGDYEVVALDRDAQALEKLAAVGIATERVDCADANAMKASLKDFDAVVNALPYYLAVNVAAAAKAAGVHYFDLTEDVRATHAIRSLADGATHAFMPQCGLAPGFIGIAAHELANRFAQLREVKMRVGALPEFPTNALKYNLTWSVDGLINEYCQPCEAIRDSRKQWVQPLEGLEHFSLDGIEYEAFNTSGGLGTLCETLSGRVETLDYKSVRYPGHRELMQFLLEDLRLSSERDTLKSIMRRAVPATQQDVVLIFVTVTGMRDGQLVQDVFTRKIFAKTVCGMPMSAIQITTAGAMCAVLDLFREGKLPQSGFVRQEQVSLADFLANRFGQLYEGAALHASAQVTA; encoded by the coding sequence ATGAAAGTAGCTATCGTCGGTGCAGGGCTGATTGGCCATACCATCGCCCACTTGCTGCGGGAAACCGGCGACTACGAAGTGGTGGCGCTGGACCGCGACGCTCAGGCACTCGAGAAGCTCGCGGCGGTCGGCATTGCCACCGAGCGCGTGGATTGCGCCGATGCCAACGCAATGAAAGCGTCGTTGAAAGACTTCGATGCCGTCGTGAATGCGTTGCCGTACTACCTGGCCGTCAACGTTGCCGCGGCGGCGAAGGCGGCGGGTGTCCATTACTTCGACCTGACCGAGGATGTGCGCGCCACGCATGCGATTCGCAGCCTGGCAGATGGCGCCACGCATGCGTTCATGCCGCAGTGCGGGCTCGCTCCAGGCTTCATCGGCATTGCGGCGCATGAGCTCGCGAACCGCTTCGCGCAACTGCGCGAGGTGAAAATGCGCGTGGGTGCGCTGCCGGAGTTTCCGACCAACGCGCTCAAATACAACCTCACCTGGAGCGTGGACGGGCTCATCAACGAGTACTGTCAGCCCTGCGAAGCGATCAGGGATTCGCGCAAGCAATGGGTGCAGCCGCTCGAGGGGCTCGAGCATTTCTCGCTCGACGGCATCGAGTACGAAGCATTCAATACGTCAGGCGGCCTGGGCACGCTCTGCGAGACCTTGTCCGGCCGCGTCGAAACGCTCGACTACAAGTCGGTTCGCTACCCAGGGCATCGGGAACTGATGCAATTCCTGCTCGAAGACTTGCGGCTGTCCAGCGAGCGCGACACGCTCAAATCGATCATGCGGCGCGCGGTGCCAGCCACGCAGCAGGACGTCGTGCTCATCTTCGTGACCGTGACCGGCATGCGCGACGGCCAGCTCGTGCAGGATGTCTTCACCCGGAAAATCTTCGCGAAAACGGTTTGCGGTATGCCGATGAGTGCCATCCAGATCACGACGGCCGGCGCTATGTGCGCGGTGCTCGATCTGTTTCGCGAAGGCAAGCTGCCGCAAAGCGGGTTCGTTCGGCAAGAGCAGGTGTCGCTCGCCGATTTCCTCGCCAATCGTTTCGGGCAGCTCTACGAGGGCGCGGCCTTGCACGCGTCGGCGCAGGTGACGGCCTGA
- a CDS encoding LysE family translocator, with product MLSLPFAVVSAAMTFALVMSITPGPNNTMLLASGVNFGFRRTVPHMVGITFGCMVMMIVIGLGLGRLFEHVPVLYTVLETVSVAYLLYLAWKIAVSQGPAVGNGDRRPMTFWQAAAFQWVNPKAWMMAVTGVTAFRLHDNLVANALLLALAFAIVNLPSISVWTAFGVGLRRILSSPIVLRAFNWTMAALLLASIAPAFVHHSA from the coding sequence ATGCTTTCCCTACCCTTTGCCGTGGTCTCGGCCGCAATGACCTTCGCGCTGGTGATGTCGATCACGCCGGGCCCCAACAATACGATGCTGCTCGCGTCCGGCGTCAATTTCGGTTTTCGTCGGACGGTGCCGCACATGGTCGGTATCACGTTCGGCTGCATGGTGATGATGATCGTCATCGGCCTGGGGCTGGGCCGGCTGTTCGAGCACGTGCCGGTACTCTATACGGTGCTCGAAACCGTAAGCGTGGCGTACCTGCTGTATCTCGCCTGGAAAATCGCGGTGTCGCAGGGCCCGGCGGTCGGCAACGGCGATCGGCGGCCGATGACGTTCTGGCAAGCCGCCGCTTTTCAGTGGGTCAATCCCAAGGCATGGATGATGGCCGTGACGGGCGTCACCGCTTTCCGGCTCCACGACAACCTCGTCGCGAATGCACTGCTGCTTGCATTGGCGTTTGCCATCGTGAATCTGCCGAGTATTTCGGTCTGGACCGCATTTGGCGTCGGTCTGCGGCGCATACTCTCGAGCCCCATCGTGCTGCGCGCCTTCAACTGGACGATGGCCGCCCTGCTGCTGGCGTCCATCGCCCCCGCGTTTGTCCATCACTCCGCGTGA
- a CDS encoding cupin domain-containing protein, whose amino-acid sequence MPDSRNAARALVDSLGLAPHPEGGYYRETHRDPARVARLGMRGALPLDETRAASTAIYYLLDGGAYSAWHRIDADEIWHFYAGDPLALHVLDGAGKLRTRRLGNALEHEGVTFQLVVPAGCWFAAECTTQGFSLVGCTVAPGFEFAAFELADVRTLAELHPSHEELLTRLAPRGAA is encoded by the coding sequence ATGCCTGATTCCCGAAACGCCGCTCGTGCGCTGGTCGACAGCCTTGGCCTCGCGCCGCACCCCGAGGGCGGCTACTACCGCGAGACGCACCGCGACCCGGCGCGCGTCGCGCGCCTCGGCATGCGAGGTGCATTGCCTCTCGACGAGACGCGGGCTGCTTCGACGGCCATCTATTATCTGCTCGATGGCGGGGCGTATTCGGCGTGGCACCGCATCGATGCCGATGAAATCTGGCACTTCTATGCCGGCGATCCGCTCGCGCTGCATGTGCTCGATGGCGCCGGCAAGTTGCGCACACGGCGGCTCGGCAATGCGCTCGAGCATGAAGGTGTCACCTTCCAACTGGTCGTGCCGGCAGGCTGCTGGTTTGCGGCCGAGTGTACGACGCAGGGCTTTTCGCTCGTTGGCTGCACCGTCGCACCGGGCTTCGAGTTCGCCGCGTTCGAGTTGGCCGACGTGCGCACGCTGGCTGAGCTGCACCCGTCTCACGAGGAACTGCTGACGCGCCTTGCGCCGCGCGGTGCGGCATGA
- a CDS encoding AAA family ATPase has translation MTHLVFFCGHAGTGKTTLAKRLIGPLMRATNEAFCLLDKDTLYGRYSAAAMHALTGDANDRDSPLYLQHLREPEYQGLLDTARENLELGISAVVVGPLSREIRDRRLFDRAWLGIGENIDIRIVWVYTSEETAHARIVARRNPNDAYKLAHWDEYRQRRFHPAEAAREGLLMFDNTAPTQADYDGLLDALVKGPPGQ, from the coding sequence GTGACGCATCTGGTATTTTTCTGCGGTCATGCGGGCACCGGCAAGACGACGCTTGCCAAACGCCTGATCGGCCCGCTCATGCGGGCAACCAACGAGGCATTCTGCCTGCTCGACAAAGACACGCTTTACGGCCGGTATAGTGCGGCAGCCATGCACGCGCTGACCGGCGACGCCAACGACCGCGATAGCCCGCTCTATCTGCAGCATTTGCGCGAGCCCGAATACCAGGGGTTGCTCGATACGGCACGCGAAAACCTCGAGCTGGGCATTAGCGCCGTCGTGGTCGGGCCGCTGTCGCGCGAAATCCGCGACCGGCGCCTTTTCGATCGGGCGTGGCTCGGTATCGGCGAGAACATCGATATCCGCATCGTGTGGGTCTACACCTCGGAGGAGACGGCTCATGCGCGGATCGTCGCGCGCCGCAATCCGAACGACGCCTACAAACTCGCGCATTGGGACGAGTATCGGCAGCGCCGCTTCCATCCGGCGGAAGCCGCCCGAGAGGGCCTGCTGATGTTCGACAACACGGCGCCGACGCAGGCGGATTATGACGGCCTGCTCGACGCACTCGTCAAGGGTCCGCCCGGCCAGTGA
- a CDS encoding MipA/OmpV family protein: MTTNRPLRVYLLALSSAAWLPCVAHADEDATAASNGFTFLSDTPNVTHWGLGAGVGVRASPYAGDGADVTPLPLVYFENKWARLFGTTLDLKIGQWEGVSVALRGQVGLFGGYKQSDAPILNGMEDRDGIAFWYGPALAWQSPFGTLSGSYLVGGNKGQRATIDFSKSFKSGNWSLTPRLGAEWLSNEYVDYYYGVTAPEARTWRPAYSGSSTWKASGGVRVDYSLTPRQQVTFDVGVSYLGRGISDSPLTGRRWLPEARLGYMYRFK; encoded by the coding sequence TTGACCACGAACCGGCCCCTTCGCGTGTATTTGCTCGCGCTCAGCTCCGCCGCCTGGCTACCTTGCGTCGCGCATGCGGACGAAGACGCCACTGCCGCCTCGAACGGCTTCACGTTCCTCAGCGATACGCCCAACGTCACCCACTGGGGCCTCGGTGCGGGCGTCGGCGTGCGGGCGAGCCCCTACGCCGGCGATGGCGCCGACGTGACACCGCTGCCGCTCGTCTATTTCGAGAACAAATGGGCTCGCCTCTTCGGTACGACGCTCGACTTGAAGATTGGCCAATGGGAAGGCGTCTCCGTTGCGCTGCGCGGCCAGGTCGGGCTTTTCGGCGGTTACAAGCAATCGGACGCTCCGATACTGAACGGCATGGAAGACCGCGACGGCATCGCCTTCTGGTACGGTCCGGCGCTTGCGTGGCAGAGCCCCTTCGGCACGCTGTCAGGCAGTTATCTCGTCGGCGGCAACAAGGGGCAGCGCGCGACGATCGATTTCTCCAAATCGTTCAAATCCGGCAACTGGTCGCTCACGCCGAGGCTTGGCGCCGAATGGCTGAGCAACGAATATGTCGATTACTATTACGGCGTGACCGCACCGGAGGCCCGTACCTGGCGGCCCGCGTACAGCGGCAGTTCGACATGGAAAGCTTCGGGCGGCGTGCGTGTCGATTATTCGCTCACCCCTCGGCAGCAGGTGACCTTCGATGTGGGCGTTTCGTATTTGGGCCGGGGCATTTCCGACAGCCCGCTGACCGGCCGGCGCTGGCTGCCCGAAGCAAGACTTGGCTACATGTATCGATTCAAATAG
- the acs gene encoding acetate--CoA ligase, protein MGIIESVLQEGRIFTPSAETVANAAVSGMDAYQALMAEAEQDYEGFWAKLARETLAWNKPFTKVLDETRAPFYTWFEDGELNASYNCLDRQVESGLGEKTAIVFEADDGTLTQVSYAQLLGRVCRLANALKARGIGKGDRVVIYMPMSIEGVVAMQACARIGATHSVVFGGFSSKSLNERLVDVGAVALITADEQMRGGKALPLKSIADEALAMGGCEAVKSVVVYRRTGGAVQWQAGRDVWLHEITQGEAETCEPEWVGAEHPLFVLYTSGSTGKPKGVQHSTGGYLLWAAQTMKWTFDLKPSDVFWCTADIGWVTGHSYIAYGPLACGATQVMFEGVPTYPDGGRFWQMIERHKVSIFYTAPTAIRSLIKLADADEKVHPKRYDLSTLRVIGTVGEPINPEAWVWYHENVGGSRCPIVDTWWQTETGGHMITPLPGATPLVPGSCTLPLPGIMAAIVDETGQDVPNGQGGILVVKRPWPAMIRTIWGDAERYRKSYFPEELGGRLYLAGDGSVRDKQTGYFTIMGRIDDVLNVSGHRLGTMEIESALVSNPLVAEAAVVGRPDDTTGEAVVAFVVLKRTRPQGEEAAKLANELRAWVGKEIGPIAKPKDIRFGENLPKTRSGKIMRRLLRSLAKGEAITQDVSTLENPAILEQLAEAR, encoded by the coding sequence GTGGGTATCATCGAATCGGTCTTGCAAGAAGGCCGCATCTTTACGCCGTCCGCGGAGACGGTTGCCAATGCCGCCGTGTCGGGCATGGACGCCTATCAGGCGTTGATGGCCGAAGCGGAGCAGGACTATGAGGGGTTCTGGGCCAAGCTTGCGCGCGAGACGCTGGCGTGGAACAAGCCGTTCACGAAGGTGCTCGACGAGACGCGTGCGCCGTTTTACACGTGGTTCGAAGACGGCGAGCTGAACGCGTCGTACAACTGCCTGGACCGTCAGGTCGAAAGCGGGCTGGGCGAGAAGACGGCGATCGTGTTCGAGGCGGACGACGGCACGCTCACGCAGGTGAGCTACGCGCAGTTGCTGGGGCGCGTGTGCCGGCTGGCCAACGCGTTGAAGGCACGCGGGATCGGCAAGGGCGATCGGGTGGTGATTTACATGCCGATGTCGATCGAGGGCGTGGTGGCGATGCAGGCGTGCGCGCGCATCGGGGCGACGCATTCGGTGGTGTTCGGCGGGTTTTCGTCGAAGTCGCTCAACGAGCGGCTGGTGGATGTGGGGGCGGTGGCGCTGATCACGGCCGACGAGCAGATGCGCGGAGGCAAGGCGCTGCCGCTCAAGAGCATCGCGGACGAGGCGCTGGCCATGGGCGGCTGCGAGGCGGTCAAGAGCGTGGTGGTGTACCGGCGCACGGGCGGGGCGGTGCAGTGGCAGGCGGGGCGGGACGTGTGGCTGCACGAGATCACGCAGGGCGAGGCCGAGACGTGCGAGCCGGAGTGGGTGGGCGCGGAGCATCCGCTGTTCGTGCTGTATACGTCGGGCTCGACGGGCAAGCCCAAGGGCGTGCAGCACAGCACGGGGGGCTACCTGCTGTGGGCGGCGCAGACGATGAAGTGGACGTTCGATCTGAAGCCGTCGGATGTGTTCTGGTGCACGGCCGACATCGGCTGGGTGACGGGGCACAGCTATATCGCGTACGGGCCGCTCGCGTGCGGCGCGACGCAGGTGATGTTCGAAGGGGTGCCGACCTATCCGGACGGCGGGCGGTTCTGGCAGATGATCGAGCGTCACAAGGTGAGCATCTTCTATACGGCGCCCACGGCGATCCGCTCGCTGATCAAGCTGGCCGATGCGGACGAGAAGGTGCATCCGAAGCGTTACGATCTGTCGACGCTGCGGGTGATCGGCACGGTGGGCGAGCCGATCAACCCGGAGGCGTGGGTGTGGTACCACGAGAACGTGGGGGGCTCGCGCTGCCCGATCGTGGACACGTGGTGGCAGACGGAGACGGGCGGGCACATGATCACGCCGCTGCCGGGGGCGACGCCGCTGGTGCCGGGCTCGTGTACGCTGCCGCTGCCGGGGATCATGGCGGCGATCGTGGACGAGACGGGGCAGGACGTGCCGAACGGACAGGGCGGGATTCTGGTGGTCAAGCGGCCGTGGCCGGCGATGATCCGCACGATCTGGGGCGATGCGGAGCGCTACAGGAAGAGCTACTTCCCGGAGGAATTGGGCGGGCGGCTGTATCTGGCGGGCGACGGGTCGGTGCGTGACAAGCAGACGGGTTACTTCACGATCATGGGCCGCATCGACGACGTGCTGAACGTGTCGGGCCACCGGCTGGGGACGATGGAGATCGAATCGGCGCTGGTGTCCAATCCGCTGGTGGCGGAGGCGGCGGTGGTGGGCCGGCCGGACGACACGACGGGCGAGGCGGTGGTGGCGTTCGTGGTGCTCAAGCGCACGCGGCCGCAGGGCGAGGAGGCGGCGAAGCTGGCCAACGAACTGCGTGCGTGGGTGGGCAAGGAGATCGGGCCGATCGCCAAGCCGAAGGACATCCGCTTCGGGGAGAACCTGCCGAAAACGCGCTCGGGCAAGATCATGCGGCGGCTGCTGCGCTCGCTGGCCAAGGGCGAGGCGATCACGCAGGACGTCTCCACGCTCGAAAACCCCGCCATCCTCGAGCAACTCGCCGAGGCGCGCTGA
- a CDS encoding response regulator transcription factor, with protein MSRVAVIEDHERLARMVSQALAAAGIQVDVFRNVSEAKYGVNRAEYAVLIVDRGLPDGDGLELLCNLRALGVTTPCLMLTARDALHDRVHGLESGADDYVTKPFAMSELVARVRTLMRRPAPIKALDVSLWDLSVDPPQHRLTCGTRSVLLAPAELQIVQCLMSASGQIVRHATLEHAAWGFDTAVTPNALEVTVHRLRKKLQALGAATRLVNVRGAGFALQYDATHLVP; from the coding sequence ATGTCGCGAGTCGCCGTTATCGAGGACCATGAGCGCTTGGCGCGGATGGTGAGTCAGGCCCTGGCTGCCGCGGGGATCCAGGTCGACGTTTTCCGCAACGTGTCCGAAGCGAAATACGGGGTGAACCGCGCCGAATATGCCGTGCTGATCGTGGACCGCGGCCTGCCCGATGGCGATGGACTCGAACTCCTGTGCAATCTGCGCGCGCTTGGCGTCACCACGCCGTGTCTCATGCTGACCGCGCGAGACGCGCTGCACGATCGCGTGCATGGGCTCGAAAGCGGTGCGGACGACTACGTCACCAAACCCTTTGCAATGAGCGAACTCGTGGCGCGCGTGCGGACGTTGATGCGCCGTCCGGCACCTATCAAGGCGCTCGATGTATCGCTGTGGGACCTGTCGGTCGATCCGCCGCAGCATCGACTCACCTGTGGTACGCGCTCGGTGCTGCTCGCTCCCGCCGAACTGCAGATCGTGCAATGTCTCATGAGCGCCTCTGGCCAGATCGTGCGGCATGCGACACTCGAGCACGCCGCATGGGGATTCGACACCGCCGTCACGCCGAACGCGCTCGAAGTCACCGTACATCGCTTGCGCAAGAAACTGCAGGCACTCGGCGCGGCCACACGCCTCGTCAACGTGCGCGGTGCCGGTTTCGCCTTGCAGTACGACGCCACGCATCTTGTGCCATGA